Proteins found in one Leguminivora glycinivorella isolate SPB_JAAS2020 chromosome 4, LegGlyc_1.1, whole genome shotgun sequence genomic segment:
- the LOC125225050 gene encoding tubulin gamma-1 chain-like isoform X1: protein MPNEMITLQLGQCGNQIGFEFWKQLCIEHGISPEGILEEYATAGLDRKDVFFYQADDDHYIPRAVLLDLEPRVIHTIMNSPYAKLYNPENVYLSKHGGGAGNNWASGYAQGDKLNEEVFDIINREADGSDNLEGFVVCHSIAGGTGSGMGSYILEHLSDRFPKKLVQTYSVFPNLDEISDVVVQPYNSLLTLKRLTESADCVMVLDNTALNRIASDRLHIPNPSFTQINTLVSTIMSASTATLRYPSYMNNDLISLVAPLIPTPRLHFLMTGYTPLTADHLVHVQAPKIRKTTVLDVMQRLLQPKNMMVSLSPDRANQHCYISILNIIQGEVDPSQVHKSLQRIRERKLANFIPWGPASIQVALSRRSPHVTSSHKVSGLLLANHTNISSLFDRCLQQYDKLRKREAFIDVFRKEPMFRDSLDEFDESRSVVDSLVREYHAAATPDYVHWTPESCQL, encoded by the exons ATGCCGAATGAAATGATAACGCTCCAGCTGGGCCAATGCGGCAACCAGA TCGGTTTTGAATTCTGGAAGCAGCTATGCATAGAGCACGGGATATCGCCGGAGGGCATCCTGGAGGAGTACGCGACGGCAGGGCTGGACCGGAAAGACGTGTTCTTCTACCAGGCTGACGACGACCACTACATACCCCGGGCAGTGTTGTTGGATCTGGAGCCGAGGGTTATACACACTATCATGAACTCGCCGTACGCCAAG TTATACAACCCAGAGAATGTGTACCTGTCTAAGCATGGTGGAGGTGCTGGGAACAATTGGGCGTCAGGGTATGCACAGGGGGACAAGCTGAACGAGGAGGTGTTTGACATCATCAACCGGGAGGCTGATGGCAGCGACAATTTGGAG GGGTTTGTGGTGTGCCACTCGATAGCGGGAGGCACGGGCTCCGGCATGGGCTCCTACATCCTGGAGCACCTCTCCGACCGCTTCCCCAAGAAGCTGGTGCAGACGTACAGTGTCTTCCCTAATCTGGATGAAATCAG CGATGTCGTCGTGCAGCCATACAACTCGCTTCTCACGCTAAAGCGCCTCACAGAAAGCGCGGACTGCGTGATGGTTCTCGACAACACGGCGCTCAACAGGATCGCCAGCGACCGGCTGCACATCCCCAACCCCTCCTTCACGCAGATCAACACGCTCGTCTCCACCATCATGTCTGCCAGTACTGCTACATTAAG GTATCCCTCGTACATGAACAACGACCTGATCAGCCTCGTGGCGCCGCTCATCCCCACGCCGCGGCTACATTTCCTCATGACGGGCTACACGCCACTGACAGCTGACCATTTGGTGCACGTT CAGGCGCCAAAGATCCGCAAGACCACCGTCCTGGACGTGATGCAGCGGCTGCTGCAGCCCAAGAACATGATGGTGTCCCTGAGCCCGGACCGCGCCAACCAGCACTGCTACATCTCCATCCTTAACATTATTCAG GGTGAAGTAGATCCATCACAAGTGCACAAGTCCCTCCAGCGCATCCGTGAGCGGAAACTGGCGAACTTCATCCCGTGGGGCCCCGCCTCGATACAAGTAGCCCTCTCCCGGCGCTCTCCGCACGTGACGTCATCTCACAAGGTGTCGGGGCTGCTGCTCGCCAACCACACGAATATCAGCTCG CTATTCGACCGCTGCCTCCAGCAGTACGACAAGCTGCGCAAGCGCGAGGCGTTCATCGACGTGTTCCGCAAGGAGCCGATGTTCCGCGACTCGCTGGACGAGTTCGACGAGTCGCGCTCCGTCGTGGACTCGCTGGTGCGCGAGtaccacgccgccgccacgccggaCTACGTGCACTGGACGCCCG
- the LOC125225050 gene encoding tubulin gamma-1 chain-like isoform X2, whose protein sequence is MPNEMITLQLGQCGNQIGFEFWKQLCIEHGISPEGILEEYATAGLDRKDVFFYQADDDHYIPRAVLLDLEPRVIHTIMNSPYAKLYNPENVYLSKHGGGAGNNWASGYAQGDKLNEEVFDIINREADGSDNLEGFVVCHSIAGGTGSGMGSYILEHLSDRFPKKLVQTYSVFPNLDEISDVVVQPYNSLLTLKRLTESADCVMVLDNTALNRIASDRLHIPNPSFTQINTLVSTIMSASTATLRYPSYMNNDLISLVAPLIPTPRLHFLMTGYTPLTADHLVHVAPKIRKTTVLDVMQRLLQPKNMMVSLSPDRANQHCYISILNIIQGEVDPSQVHKSLQRIRERKLANFIPWGPASIQVALSRRSPHVTSSHKVSGLLLANHTNISSLFDRCLQQYDKLRKREAFIDVFRKEPMFRDSLDEFDESRSVVDSLVREYHAAATPDYVHWTPESCQL, encoded by the exons ATGCCGAATGAAATGATAACGCTCCAGCTGGGCCAATGCGGCAACCAGA TCGGTTTTGAATTCTGGAAGCAGCTATGCATAGAGCACGGGATATCGCCGGAGGGCATCCTGGAGGAGTACGCGACGGCAGGGCTGGACCGGAAAGACGTGTTCTTCTACCAGGCTGACGACGACCACTACATACCCCGGGCAGTGTTGTTGGATCTGGAGCCGAGGGTTATACACACTATCATGAACTCGCCGTACGCCAAG TTATACAACCCAGAGAATGTGTACCTGTCTAAGCATGGTGGAGGTGCTGGGAACAATTGGGCGTCAGGGTATGCACAGGGGGACAAGCTGAACGAGGAGGTGTTTGACATCATCAACCGGGAGGCTGATGGCAGCGACAATTTGGAG GGGTTTGTGGTGTGCCACTCGATAGCGGGAGGCACGGGCTCCGGCATGGGCTCCTACATCCTGGAGCACCTCTCCGACCGCTTCCCCAAGAAGCTGGTGCAGACGTACAGTGTCTTCCCTAATCTGGATGAAATCAG CGATGTCGTCGTGCAGCCATACAACTCGCTTCTCACGCTAAAGCGCCTCACAGAAAGCGCGGACTGCGTGATGGTTCTCGACAACACGGCGCTCAACAGGATCGCCAGCGACCGGCTGCACATCCCCAACCCCTCCTTCACGCAGATCAACACGCTCGTCTCCACCATCATGTCTGCCAGTACTGCTACATTAAG GTATCCCTCGTACATGAACAACGACCTGATCAGCCTCGTGGCGCCGCTCATCCCCACGCCGCGGCTACATTTCCTCATGACGGGCTACACGCCACTGACAGCTGACCATTTGGTGCACGTT GCGCCAAAGATCCGCAAGACCACCGTCCTGGACGTGATGCAGCGGCTGCTGCAGCCCAAGAACATGATGGTGTCCCTGAGCCCGGACCGCGCCAACCAGCACTGCTACATCTCCATCCTTAACATTATTCAG GGTGAAGTAGATCCATCACAAGTGCACAAGTCCCTCCAGCGCATCCGTGAGCGGAAACTGGCGAACTTCATCCCGTGGGGCCCCGCCTCGATACAAGTAGCCCTCTCCCGGCGCTCTCCGCACGTGACGTCATCTCACAAGGTGTCGGGGCTGCTGCTCGCCAACCACACGAATATCAGCTCG CTATTCGACCGCTGCCTCCAGCAGTACGACAAGCTGCGCAAGCGCGAGGCGTTCATCGACGTGTTCCGCAAGGAGCCGATGTTCCGCGACTCGCTGGACGAGTTCGACGAGTCGCGCTCCGTCGTGGACTCGCTGGTGCGCGAGtaccacgccgccgccacgccggaCTACGTGCACTGGACGCCCG